GCCAAGGTCTTTTAACGCTGCGTTTACTGCTTTCATGAACGGTACCGGGCCGCAGAAATAGAAGTCTGAGTGTTCAAGATTCACATTTTCTTTGAGCCATTCTTTTGTAATATACCCTTCAACATCAAAGCTGTTGTTCAGGCGGTCTTCTTCTGTTGGCTGATCGTAGAACACCACTGAATTCACCTTTGCTTTAGCTGCGGTTGCTGCTACTTCATCTTTAAGGGCATGCACTTTGCCGTTCTGTGCCGCATGGATGAAAGTCACTTCTTTTTCCGGCTGCAGCTCAGCAACAGTGTTCAGCATGCTGACCATCGGAGTAAGGCCAACTCCGCCGCTAAGCAGAACAACCGGGGTATCTTTTTCAGTATCAAGGAAGAAGTCGCCTGCAGGTGCACTGATCTGGAGAACTTCCCCTTCTTCCACGGTATTGTGCAGGTAATTGGATACTTTTCCATCCGGTGTTTCCATGCCAGCTTCCTTTTTAACACTAATACGGTAGTAGTCTTTTCTAGGAGCATCTGACAGGCTGTACTGGCGGATATGTGTGAATTTTTCCCCTTCAATTTCAAGCTTGACGCTTATATACTGCCCCGGCTTAAATGAAGCGATTGCCTTTCCATCCACTGGCTTCAGGTAGAAAGATGTGATGACTTCACTTTCCTCGACTCTTTTCGCTACGATAAATGGTCGGAATCCATCCCAGCCGCCTTTTTGGTTTGCCGCTGCGTCATACATTTCCGCTTCCACAGAGATGAATGCATCCGCAATCACGCCATATGCTTCAGCCCAGGCATTGATGATTTCATCTGTAGCCGCGTCTCCAAGAACCTCTTTAATCGCAATCAGCAAGTGCTTGCCAACGATCGGATAATGCTCAGGCAGGATGCCAAGGCTGCGGTGCTTGTGGGCAATCTGATTTACAACCGGCAGGATCGCTTCAAGATTGTCGATGTACTTCGCTGCTGCATAGACCGTTCCAGCCAATGCTCTTTGCTGTCTGCCCTGCTTTTGGTTAGCATGGTTAAAAATGTTCAGCAGCTCAGGATGATTTTCGAACATCGTCTTATAGAATACTGTCGTGATTTGTTCTCCGTGCACTTCCAGAACCGGTACTGTCGATTTGATGATCTCAATAGTTTTTTGATCTAGCATTTCATACACTCCCCTATATCAATATCTTCTTATCGAGGTGTTTTACCTCATTCCCATAGTGATTATAATAAATTAATTCGGCAGACTAAGTGATTCAAATCACACTATCGTAAAATAGTTCTTTCGAATTAGATTTTTAATTAGGAATTGCTTCATTCGCAACGAATTTTATGATAAAAATGAACCAAATCAGGATTTTCAAACGTGTTAACTGATTAAACTGGCCACAAAAAAGGGTGGCACCTTTTTTATAGCGAAAATCTTGATTTTATAGCGACTTTTTCTCTTTTATAACGAAAATAAATTTTTTATAGCGACTTTTTCTTTTTTATAGCGAATTGGTAAAAAACGCTGATTTTTTCGAATTTATCTTAGAGAAAAAAATAAAAGCACTGCGTTAGCAGTGCTCCCAGACTGTAGACAAACTTGATGGAGATCGAGCTTGTCTACAGTCTTTTTGGTTTGTGCTGGAATGGGGCCGTTGATTTCCGTTCCAGGCGCTTCGCTTTCCGCGGGGCCGGCGCTGAGCCTCCTCGCCGCCGTTGGCGTCTGCGGGGTCTCACCTGTCCGTCTGATCCCGCAGGAGTCTACGCGCCTTCCACTTCAATCAACAGGATTCCTCAACTTAGTGTGGAACTAACCATAAGTCTCTTTTAAAATAGATACATATAACGCTTGAGGTGATGAAGATGCTTTCGAAAAATAATCCAATCCAACGAGATCAATTAGAGATGGTTGCTTTAGACCAACTGGTTCCTCAGGACCATTTAGTCCGTAAGATGGAAGCAGCCCTTGATTTTTCTTTCATCTATGATTTGGTGAAGGATGTGTATTCCGAAGTAGGTCGCCCAAGCATTGACCCTGTGATTCTAATTAAGCTCAGCTTCATTCAATATACCTTTGGCATCCGCTCCATGCGCCAGACCATTGCCGAAGTAGAAACGAACATGGCCTACCGCTGGTTTTTGGGTTATGGATTCCATGATAAAGTGCCCCATTTCTCCACCTTCGGGAAGAATTACGAACGCCGTTTTAAAGACACCGATTTGTTTGAACAGATCTTCTATCGAATTCTTAAGACCGCAGCGGATAAGAAACTTATTAGTGCTGAACATGTCTTTATTGATTCAACCCATGTAAAAGCAAGTGCGAATAAGAATAAATTCCAGAAGAAAGTGGTGCGAAAGGAAACACGGGTGTATCAAGAGAAACTCCAGGAAGAGATCAATCAGGATCGAGAAGACCACGGGAAGAAACCTTTTCCTCCCGATAAATTCGAGAAGGAAGAAACGAAGGAAATCAAGGAAAGCACGACCGATCCTGAGAGTGGATACTACGTCAAGGACGAGCGAACAAAGCAGTTTGCCTACTCTTTCCATGCGGCATCAGATCGGAATGGATTTGTTTTGGGAACCATCGTGACACCTGGGAATACGCATGACAGCCTGATCCTTGAGCCAATGGTAGAACAAGTGATAGAGAAAGTTGGAAAGCCTAATGCCGTTGCGGCAGATGCAGCCTATAAAACTCCAGCTATTACGAAGTTTCTGATGGAAAACGAAATGACCCCTGCTTTGCCTTATACCCGACCACGGACGAAGGATGGCTTTTTCCGCAAATATGAATATGTGTATGACGAATTTTTCGACTGTTACTTGTGTCCTGCCGGTGAGGTCCTAAAGTATTCGACCACAACGAAAGAGGGATATCGTGAATATAAATCCCCCAAACAGATCTGCGCAACCTGCCCGTTTTTAGGGCAATGCACAGAAAGCAAAGACCACCAAAAGGTGGTAACGCGCCATATCTGGCAGGAGTATGTGGAAGAGGCGGATCACTTAAGGCATACACCAGAAGTAAAACAAATCTATGCGAAGCGCAAGGAAACCATTGAGCGTGTATTCGCAGATGCAAAAGAAAAGCATGGCATGCGTTGGACAACCCTGAGGGGGCTTAAAAAATTGTCGATGCAGGCGATGCTTACTTTCGCTGCCTTGAACCTGAAGAAGATGGCCAACTGGACATGGAGAAGTCCAAAAATGGCCTAAAAGTATAGCAAATAGAGTCTATTTCCTTTGAAAAATCCGATGAGATCCAAAAAGGGGTTCGGAATGAGAGCATTCCGAATCCCTTTTGTCTACAAACTGAAAGCACTGCGTTAGCAGTGCTCCTTCACTCTATAATACAAACCGTTCTTCAATAACAGTAACTTCTTTCATGCGCTTCCTATTAAGTTCAACTCCGATTCCAGGGCTGCCAGGCACATTGATCATCCCATTCTCCACCTTTATTTCCGGCTGGATGATATCTTGTTCCCAATAGCGGTCGGAACCAGAAATATCACCTGGAATCATGAATCCCGGCAGTGAAGCGATGGCGATATTATGGGCTCTTGAAATACCGAATTCTATCATGCCGCCCGCCCAAACAGGAATTCCTTTGGAATGGCAGTAATCGTGTATTCTTTTTGCTTCGTTAAGGCCGCCAACACGACCGAGTTTTATATTGATAACTCCGCAGCTTCCGAGCTCGACTGCTTTCCTGGCGTCTTCAAAAGTGACGATGCTTTCATCAAGGCAGATAGGCGTCTTGATTTTCTCCTGAAGCTTCGCATGATCGATAATATCATCAAATCCCAGCGGCTGCTCAATCATCAGCAGGCCGAATTCATCAAGAGCTTTTAACCTGTCCACATCTCGTAGTGAATATGCCGAGTTCGCGTCAGCCATCAGGGGCAAATCAGGGAACTGCTTACGGATTCCAGAGATTAACTGGAAGTCAGCATCTGGACTGATTTTAACCTTCACCCGCTTGAAGCCCTGCTCCAAATAGCTTTCAATTTGTTTAAGGACCTCAGCCAAATTAGGGTTGCCGACAACCACCCCTGCTGGAATGGCTGACATTGTTCCTCCAATAATCTTCGATAACGAAATGCCTTCTCTCTTCGCATGCAAATCCCAGAGTGCAGTTTCCAGCGAGGCCTTTGCCATATGATTCCTTCGAACTGAACTAAACAGGGCAAAAGCTTCATCAGGATGGCTGATACCCTTTTCTTTTAAAAGAGGGATCAAAAAATCTTTCAGCATATGGAATGAAGTCTGGACTGTTTCCTCGGTATACCATGGGGAAGTAAAAGCTACCCCTTCACCATAGCCTGCTATGCCATTTCGATCTTCCACTTCCACAATGATGGCTTCCCTGTCCGTCACCGAACCTAAATGAGTCATGAAGGGCTGCTTTAATGGCATCTTAATAACCGATAAACAGACGGACTTAATATCCATTACCATCACGCTCCGCATCCAGCCACTCTCGCAGTTTGCGCCTCAATAATTTCTTTGCAGCATTCCTCGGGAGACTGTCCGTAAAGTAGACCTTCTTCGGAAGTTTGTATTTAGCGAGTTTCTGTTTACAAAGAGCCAGCAATGCTTCTTCAGAAACTTCTTCTTTTTTCACTATAAAAGCAACTGGTACCTGCCCCCATTGCTCATCAGACGCTCCAATCACCCCTGCGTCTGCAACACCGGGATGCGAAAGCAGAACTCCTTCAATTTCAGCAGGATAGATATTTTCCCCGCCTGAAATGATTAAATCCGATCGTCGGTCAAGAACATAAAGGAAGCCTTGAGCATCCATATAGCCAATATCGCCCGTGTGAAGCCATCTGTTACGGATTTTATCAGCACTTTCATCCGGCCGGTTCAGGTACCCGATTGTAACATTCGGCCCTTTTACTACAATCTCACCCTCAGCGCCTGCAGGAACATCCTGGCCATCAACATCGACTATCCGGATCTGGTTTGGGAATAGCGCCTTACCGGCAGAACCCAAACGTTCAATACTGTATTCAGGTGACAATGTTGCAAATTGTGAAGATGTTTCTGTCATGCCATAGGTTTGAAATACCGGGATATCTTTTTTAAGACATGATTCCAGTAAAGGCAGCGGTGCAGGTCCGCCTCCCAACAGCATGCAGCGGAATTGCACTGGCAATCTCTCTGCGCCAAGTTCATCAATAATCCGCCTCAGCATCGTGCTGACCACCGACATGATTGTTATTTGATATTGATGGATATCATCGATTACCTTTTTCTCTTCAAAGGAGGAATGCAATACAACTGGCATGCCGTATATCTGGCTCCTCATTAAAATTGAGTAGCCGCTGATATGGAAGATCGGCACTATACAAAGCCATTTATCCTGGTCATGTAATCCGAGATTTAATGCTGATGCATTTGCACTCCACCAGTGGTTCCCGTATGTTTGCATAACACCCTTCGGATTACCGGTAGTACCTGATGTGTACATGATCGACGTCACTTCGTCCATTGGATATTCTTCAAGAACAACTGGAATATTTCCTTCTAGCTGGCTCAAATTATTCGTACTGATTTTTTTAATATTGGTGTTGATCGCAGTTACTTTTTCATTGAATCGCATTTCATACACGAGTACATCTGCTTCACTGTCGTCCAGCTGCCATGACAGCTCCTCGGAGGTAAGCCGATTATTCAGAATCACCGCCCTGATACCAGCCATTTGCAATCCATATAAAATAAAGACAGATTCAGCCTGATTGGAAAAAAGCACCGCGGCAGATGAACCTTTGTGGAGATCGAGAGCAGCAAGCCTGCCAGCATACTCATTTGCCTGTTGAAAAACTTGCTTAAATGTATATGTCTGTCCATCAAAAATCAAGGCTTCTCTGTCAGGAGTTAGATCCGCCCGCTTTTTCAGCCAATTCGGCATCGATTCAGTCATTGTGGTCACCCCTTCTCTACATACTAAAACAGCTTGATGGATGTCCATCAAGCTGAGTCAAAATTATAAAATCAAGGGAATCTTGGGAACTGGCCAAAGTCTGGCTTGCGTTTTTCCTTGAAAGCGTCACGGCCTTCCTTCGCTTCATCTGTTGTGTAGTAAAGCAATGTTGCGTCTCCTGCCATTTGCTGAAGTCCAGCAAGTCCATCTGTGTCGGCGTTCATTGCTGCTTTCAAGAAGCGAAGTGCAGTTGGGCTTTTTTCAAGGATTTCTTCACACCATTTAAGTGTTTCCTCTTCAACCTGGTCAAGAGGAACAACCGTGTTGACTAGACCCATATCCAAAGCCTCCTGGGCATTGTACTGGCGGCACAGGAACCAGATTTCGCGAGCCTTTTTGTGGCCAACGATTCTTGCAAGGTAGCCTGAACCGTATCCAGCATCGAAGCTTCCTACCTTAGGTCCAGTCTGGCCGAAGATAGCGTTGTCGGCTGCGATTGTCAGGTCACATACGACATGAAGCACATGGCCTCCGCCGATTGCATAACCTTTTACCTGAGCGATTACCGGCTTAGGAATTACACGAATTAAACGTTGAAGGTCAAGCACATTCAAACGAGGAATCTCGTCTTCCCCAATGTATCCGCCGTGGCCGCGTACTTTCTGATCACCGCCTGAGCAGAATGCATCATCTCCAGCACCAGTCAATACGATTACTCCTATACTTGAATCATCACGTGCATAAGCAAATGCATCGATCATTTCCATAACCGTTTTAGGACGGAAAGCATTGCGCACTTCCGGGCGATTGATGGTGATTCTTGCAATTCCGTTATATGTTTCATACAGAATATCTTCATACTTGCGTTCTGAAACCCATTCAACTGTCATTAAGACAACCTCCTCTTATGTATTCCACAAAAACTCACTTACTATTGTACCAAATTTTTCACTATCTTCCACATGAATTGCATGCCCGCATCCATTTATCGTCAAATGTGTCGGATTTGGCAGCTTTGAAGCCATATCAGCGGCAATTCCACAGAACTTTTCATCGAGTTCGCCTGTAATCAAAAGAGTTTCGAAATCGAAGTTCTCCAGATGATTCCACCATGAAGGCTGGGCACCCGTTCCCATTCCCCTGAGGCTGTTAGCCAGACCGACAGGATCATTCTTCAGCCTTTGACTCCTTATTTGTTCCCTTACTTGTTCCGAAAGATTCAACTGTGAGCGAAAAAGCGGGATTGACTCCCAAAAATCGATAAACCTTTCCAGCCCCTCACTCTCAATTCTCGCCGCCAGCTTATGGTCCTGCAGAATTCGCGCTTCCCGGTCCTCTGTATTTCTCAGCCCCGGTGTCGTGCTCTCCAGAACCAGCTTTCGGACTCTTTCAGGATACAGACTAGCAAATGTGATGGCTGTCCGTCCTCCCATCGAGTACCCAAGCACATCAGCTTTTTCAATGCCCCGCTGATCCAGAAGGATCTTTAGATCATAGGCTACTTTCTCGATGTTGTATCGTCCCATATCGCCTGGCGATTCAGTCTTCCCGTGACCAATCAGGTCAACCATCAAAAGCTCCGAATACTGTCCCCACATAGGACAAAACGGCTTCCATGTAGAAGCCGCTCCGGTAAAACCATGAAGCAATATGAGCGGAATGCCGCTGCCATATTGCTGGATATGATATTGGATTCCATTGATCATGGTTTTCATAATTTGTCACCGGTAAGCATCCCTGTTATTTCCCGGGAAACAGATTTCCACAAATTTCGATGTTCTGTCAAGTTCGAGTCTCTGGCTGTACGGACTTCCATCACCTTAAGACCACCAGCACTCCGGTTCTCGGCAAAAGTATCCGCAAAATGCTCCCAGTCTTTAATCACATCATATTTCCCATTGTACATGGCGACAATATGACTGAAATCCAGATCTAGAGGTGTGCCGAAAAGCATCTCAAAATGCTTTGGCTCATTTGCCTGAGGGAGGAATGAGAAAATTCCGCCGCCATTATTGTTAATCAGCAAAATATTGATATCGATATTATATAATTTGGAAGCCAATAAACCGTTCAAATCATGGTAGAATGTCAAATCCCCAAGCACCAGGTAACATGGCTGCGATACATTCGCTACGCCAAGCGCAGTAGAAACGATTCCATCTATGCCATTCGCTCCCCTGTTTGCCATAACCTTGATATTCCTATCATTGAGCAAAAAAAACGAATCAAGATCGCGTATTGGCATGCTGTTGCCGACAAAAAGAGTCGCTCCCTCAGGAAGCATTTCGGCAAGCATATGGAACAGCTTTCCTTCGCTTAATTCCTTTGTCTCGGAAATGGCGGTTAATTGCTGCTTGGCCGTCTCGTTCAAAGAGAGCCACTTGTTCATATAACCGGACTCATTCACATAATCAACGACACTATTGATCTTCTCGCAAAATATCGCTTCGTCACAATAATACATATCGCTTGCTGACATTGTCGGCTCACGCCACCCGGCACCGCTGTCAATCACAAACTGACGGGCATGGCGGTTTTCTTTTATAAAAATAGTCAGTGCCTTTGAAATAGGCATTGCCCCAAAACGGATAATCACATCAGGTTTCAATGCTTCCTTTGCATCTTCGTTCCGCAAAAATGCATCATATGTATCAATGATGTGACTCCTTTTGTGTTCCCCGCTCCGCAGCTGTGACAACGGATCAGCTATAATCGGGAACTTCAAGCTGTCAGCAAGCGAGATGACTTGTTCAATAAAATCACTGTTATCAATCTGCCCGCAGACGATGATACCATTCTTGTATGATGATAAGTCCTTACCAATTCTCTTGAACATTTCATCAGAGAGACTCAGATGTCCTGTCTGAATATCGACATAGCCACCCACACGTTCAGGCAGTTCAAACAAATTCTCATCCATCTTTGGTATCAATGGCTCCCTGAATGGGAAGTTCAAATGCACAGGTCCCTGCGGATAGCTTGAGGCTGTTGCAGTTGCTCTGCCACAAACAGTACGTGCATAACGGATCATGTCTTCCGTTTTTTCCGGCGGTGCCATTTCGACAAACCACTTAACGTTCTTTCCGTATAGATGGATTTGATCAATGGCCTGTGGAGCACCAACATCGCGCAATTCATGCGGACGGTCTGCTGTCAGGACAATAAGCGGGACTCTTGAAACACTAGCTTCAATTACCGCAGGATAATAGTTTGCCGCAGCCGTTCCAGATGTACATAGGAGGGCAACCGGTTTCCGGGTTGCTTTGGCAATCCCGAGGGCGAAAAATGATGCAGAGCGCTCATCTACAAGGATATGGGTTCGCAGGTCAGGGTGCTCCGCCATGACAAGTGCCATAGGCGTCGACCTGGACCCAGGACTAATGACAACATCCTTCACCCCTGTTTTCGATAACTCTGCAACGAATGCAGCGATATATGATGTTAAACCTTCCTGGTGACTCATGTTATCTTTCCTCCAAGTGCTGTAAGCATCGGCCGGAACTTGATGCTAGTTTCTTTGTATTCGCTTTCTGCATTTGAATCTGCCACGATTCCACATCCGGCAAATAATGAAGCCTCTTTTCCCTGGATCAGTCCCGAGCGGATTGCTACGGCAAACTCACCGTTTCCCTGATAATCCATCCAGCCTAAAGGAGCAGCATAAAGGCCTCTGTCCAGCTGTTCAATTTCCCTGATCTTCTCAATCGCTGCCTGTTTCGGCAATCCACCAAGCGCTGGTGTCGGATGGAGCCTGTCTACCAGATGAAGGATAGAGGTTCCTTTCCGGTTTTTACCGATAACTGGAGTATATAAATGCTGGATGTATTTCATTTTCATTAACGCTGGCTGATCTGGAAGGATTACCTCATCACAGGTTTCCTCCATAGCCTCTTTGATCATATCGACAACATATTGATGTTCTATCAAGTTTTTCTGGTCAGTTAAAAGCTCATTGCCAAGCTTCTCATCTTCCTCGGGATTTGCTCCCCTTGCGATAGAACCTGCAAGACATGCAGAAAACAGGCTGTCTCCATTTTTCTTGACCAGCCTTTCAGGTGAAGCCCCTATAAAACAATCCCCATTGGATTCGAAGGCAAATATAAAGCTCGCTTTCTGGTTCTCCAAAAGATTCCCAAGGACTCTTTCAGCCTGGACCTCATTTTCGAAATGAAGGCGCAGTTCCCTCGCGAGAACGACTTTTTTTAAATTGCTGTCCCCAAAACCATTAACAACATCTCTGACTGTTTGTTTCCAGGCTTCCGGTTCAATTTCAACCATTTCCTTAAGATCCATCTCGGCAGTTTCTGGTGTAAGCATGGCTTTAGTAAGCACTTCTTGCCGCTCTCGGGTCACTTTTTCAAATAATGAAATATCATCATGCTGGGTGCAGATTACATTCGTCGTAAAATATACCTCACCCTTAATGATGGTCAGCATGAATTTCGGAATATGAAACAGCGCTTCTGAAAATTTAGACCATAATGCTGTCCCCTTTTTCAACGGATCAAAAGAGAATCCTCCAAATATGGTTGGACCTGTTCCACTATAATTGTATTTATTAAAAACAAGTGCGGTTTCCATGAAGCGCTTCCACTCTTTTTCAACATGAAAAAAGCGGTCAGCTGCCTGAACCGACTGTATTTGACCGCAAATACCCAAACCCGTCAGGAATTGCTCCCCCTCTGGATCTTTCCAGAAAAAACGTTCTCCAAAGTATTTTTCCCTTCCAGAGGCAAAAAAATAAAAAGGATTCATGCGATCTATTTTATGGACTTCACTGACCAAAATCGACTGAGATTGTCCTTTGGCCCGCTCAATTCCATCAAGAATTCCCTGTCTAAGTTCCGTGTCCTGAATGGCAACCAAAATTATCCCCCCAATAACAGCCTCTCATCTGTTATCAAACGTTTAAAAGCTTATTTTAAGATACACCTCATACATCGCAATGTCAATTAGGGCGGGCTTTTCAAAGCTATTATCTTCATTATTATATAATTCACCTAAGCAAGCTGTACAATCTGGAAATTTAATCCTGTTTAGTCGTGAAAATACTAATTGACAGTGTGTATGTGAATATCTACACTAATAATTGTAAGGTAATTTAGCCTATAAGTTAATGGTCTTTTTGACAATTTTCGTTCTTTTAGATAAAATATTAAGGTTTGATAGATTGATATTAAGGGAGAGAATTAGAATGCAAACACAGATTCAGCCTAGTTCTTCACCAGCAGTCGACGGAGCAAGCTGGAAAGTCTGGTGGCAGCTTACAAGACCTCATACATTGACTGCTGCATTTGCACCTGTCCTTCTAGGTACTGCTTTGGCCATACAATACAGCGGCGGCGGCGTTCATTGGGGTTTGTTTCTGGCCATGCTGATCGCAAGCCTGTTGATACAGGCAGCAACAAATATGTTTAACGAATATTACGATTTTAAACGCGGACTAGATAATGAAAATTCTGTGGGGATTGGCGGAGCGATTGTCCGCCATGGTATTAAGCCTAAAACGGTCCTTAACCTGGCTTTCACTCTATATGGAATTTCCGTTTTACTCGGTGTATATATCTGTATGAGCACAAGCTGGTGGGTGGCAGCTGTTGGAGTTGTTTCCCTGGCAGCAGGCTACCTCTACACAGGCGGGCCGCTTCCGATTGCGTACACACCTTTCGGGGAGCTCGTCGCTGGTTTCTTCATGGGTGTCCTGATCATATTGATTTCTTTCTACATCCAGACCGGCACCGTCACAGCGACCAGTGTAATGGTATCATTTCCTAGCTTTTTACTGGTAGGAGCGATCCTGCTTTCTAACAATATTCGCGATCTTGACGGCGACAAAGAGTTTGGCAGAAAAACACTTGCCATCCTGCTTGGAAGAACAGGTGCGATTCGTCTGCTTGCAGGTATGTTCATTGTTTCATACATTTGGGTAATCGGCCTGATTATTGCAGGGATTGTATCTCCATGGCTTGCAATTGTAGCCTTAAGCATTCCAAAGGCTGTCAAGGCAACAAAAGGGTTCATCGGTAAATCAGATCCTTTGCAAATGATGCCGGCCATGGCTGCAACTGCAAAAACCAATACGATTTTCGGCCTGCTTTTATCGGTTGGTATTTTTATCAGTTTAATTTAATCTAATTTGAGAAGCTTCTGCCTCTGGCGGAAGCTTTTTCTATGTTTCCTGAACTTTTGAGCGGGTAATTAGTACGTATGACACGAAACAATATGAAGGATGTGTAATCATGCTGACAAATGACAAGCTTAATCAACTGAAGCAAACGTTAATAGATGAAAAAGAAACACTGCAAACACAAATAGATTTAAACGAAAATGAAGGTTACCTTGATGGCAGCCAGAGAGAGGCAACCGGAGAGCTTTCTTCCTATGATAATCACCCTGCCGACAGCGGTACAGAACTATTTGAACGCAGCAAGAATCTTGCGATGGACGAGCATCATGAAAACCAGGCTGATAAAGTCGATAATGCCCTGAAAGCAATCCAAGATGGGACGTATGGCAAATGTGCGGAGTGCGGTAAAGATATCCCGTTCGAGCGACTTGAAGCAGTACCATACACTTTATACTGCGTA
The nucleotide sequence above comes from Mesobacillus jeotgali. Encoded proteins:
- a CDS encoding isochorismate synthase, which produces MVAIQDTELRQGILDGIERAKGQSQSILVSEVHKIDRMNPFYFFASGREKYFGERFFWKDPEGEQFLTGLGICGQIQSVQAADRFFHVEKEWKRFMETALVFNKYNYSGTGPTIFGGFSFDPLKKGTALWSKFSEALFHIPKFMLTIIKGEVYFTTNVICTQHDDISLFEKVTRERQEVLTKAMLTPETAEMDLKEMVEIEPEAWKQTVRDVVNGFGDSNLKKVVLARELRLHFENEVQAERVLGNLLENQKASFIFAFESNGDCFIGASPERLVKKNGDSLFSACLAGSIARGANPEEDEKLGNELLTDQKNLIEHQYVVDMIKEAMEETCDEVILPDQPALMKMKYIQHLYTPVIGKNRKGTSILHLVDRLHPTPALGGLPKQAAIEKIREIEQLDRGLYAAPLGWMDYQGNGEFAVAIRSGLIQGKEASLFAGCGIVADSNAESEYKETSIKFRPMLTALGGKIT
- a CDS encoding 1,4-dihydroxy-2-naphthoate polyprenyltransferase, which produces MQTQIQPSSSPAVDGASWKVWWQLTRPHTLTAAFAPVLLGTALAIQYSGGGVHWGLFLAMLIASLLIQAATNMFNEYYDFKRGLDNENSVGIGGAIVRHGIKPKTVLNLAFTLYGISVLLGVYICMSTSWWVAAVGVVSLAAGYLYTGGPLPIAYTPFGELVAGFFMGVLIILISFYIQTGTVTATSVMVSFPSFLLVGAILLSNNIRDLDGDKEFGRKTLAILLGRTGAIRLLAGMFIVSYIWVIGLIIAGIVSPWLAIVALSIPKAVKATKGFIGKSDPLQMMPAMAATAKTNTIFGLLLSVGIFISLI